The following is a genomic window from Deltaproteobacteria bacterium RIFCSPHIGHO2_02_FULL_44_16.
CGTTCTGAAGTCACACTTGTGGTGATCATCGGCATCTGTTTTGCGATCTCACTTTTGGCAAAAGAGATGGGATACTCAGTTGCTCTTGGCGCTTTCATTGCAGGATCACTCATGGCGGAGTCAGGAGATGAGGGTTACTTAGATACGTTGATTCGTCCTGTGCGTGATCTGTTTGCAGCCGTTTTTTTCGTTTCTGTGGGAATGCTTTTTGATCCTTCGGTATTTGCACGTCACTGGCTTTCTCTCCTCATTTTTATTGTTCTCGTTGTTGTCGGAAAATTTTTAGGAGTTACGGTGGGAACGTTTCTTGTTGGTTACGGTACACGACATTCCATACGAACAGGTTTGAGTCTTGCGCAGATTGGAGAGTTTTCATTTATTATTGCAGGAATGGGTGTTGCAACCGGCGCTACAGGAACATTTCTTTTTCCGCTCGCTGTTGCTGTGTCGATTATCACGACATTTGCTGCTCCGTGGCGTATTCGCGGCTCTGATACAATTGCAAAGTGGGTGGATAAATATATGCCTCATCGACTTCAAACCTTTACGACTCTCTATAGCACGTGGATTCAGCGTCTCCGACAACCTCAGTCGCCTGTGGCGCGTTCTCGCATCAAACGACTCTCATTTCTTCTCTTCATTGATACGGTCCTTTTTACAAGCATCATTCTGGGTGCGCTGTTGTCTCTGGAAACACTTACCAGTCGCCTGAAAACTTGGATTGATCTTCCCGAAATCCCAGCACAGAGCATTGGCATTCTCATGACGATCGTATTGGCAACTCCTTTTGGAGTTGGAATCATCCGCTGTATTCACGCATTAGGATTTGAGTTGACCGCACGCGTGATGCCACGACAGGAAAAGGGAAAGCTTGATCTCGCTGTAGCTCCGAGACGTGTTTTGACGGTGACGTTACAACTCGGCATCGTGCTTTTAGTCGGCTTGCCACTGTTAGCGCTCACGCAGCCTTTTGTGCCGTCGTTTTATAGCGCTCTTGTTTTTGCAATTATCTTAATGTTTCTCGGAGTTGTGTTTTGGCGCGGAACGACTCAATTGTATGGTCATGTGCGAGCTGGTGCAGAGATGGTGGTTGAAATGCTCAGTACTTCGATGGAGAAACAGAGAGAAATTTCCGTGATTCCCGAAGATCAGTTTTTGCCGGGACTTGGGTCTGTCTTTTCAATTCGTTTGGTGCCGGGCAGTCTAGCTATAGGCCGCACACTTGCAGACCTCAACTTAAGAGGCATCACTGGTGCAAGTGTGATTGCGATCACACACGGAAAACAGGGAGTGGTCGTACCCACAGGAAAAGAACGACTTCAAGAAGGAGATATCCTCGCCATTACCGGAACAGAAGAGGCACTAAAATTATCAAAACAACTCCTTCTCGGAAGAGAATAAACTTGTGAGAAATACATGAAACCAAATAATCATAATGCAAAACTTCCTTTCGAAAAGCGGCCATTTCGTGTTCTGCTGATGGCAGGCTCAGCGCGACGAGAAGATAACTGTCCTGCCGCAAATTCCAAATCACGTGCGCTGATGTTGCGTATGGCAGAACGACTTCCAAAGGAATGGGAAGTTGATACAGAAGATTTAGGGAATAGTTCTGAACGGACACGCATTCAAAGTTGTAATGCATGCGTTTCTACTTCCATGGCGCTGTGCGTTTGGCCCTGCAATTGTTACGAAAAAAACAGCAAAAAAGAACCAGATCTTCTGTGGGATCTCGACCTCTATGCACGACTGGATATGGCAGATGCGTGGGCCTTTATTGCTCCTCTGAATTGGTACGGTCCGACGACGAATCTCAAACTTCTGTTTGATCGGCTTGTCTGTATGAACGGTGGCAATCCTCGCGAAGATATTATCGATCACAAAGATGCGGAGCTCGCAAAAAAACTTGAGCATGATCCACAGTGGAAAACGCTCAGTGTGAATCATCTTGAAGGAAGAACAGCAGCATTCTTTTGTTACGGTGATGGAGGGGGAGATGAGATTGACGAAGCAGGCTCTCCGAAACTTCTTCGGCATAAACATTATTTTGATCCGCAGAAAGAACCCTTTGTCGATCCTCGACAAGCTTATGCTCCGCTTGTCTGGCAATGCCGCTACAGTGGGATTGAAGTTCCAGATGACTTATGGACCTATCTCGAATTTGGACGAGGGAAGAAATACAGCGAGAATCAAATCGAAGATATGGGTGAAGAGGTCTTTCGGCCCTTTGATGTATGGACTCAGCGCTTTGCCGCCTTCGTCGCACAAAAAGGAAAAGTTCCGCCAGGTCGTTATCGCGCTTTCAAATAAATTTTATTTCTGGTAGGACCGATGTCATCGCGAGCCTGAAGGGCGTGGCGATCTCCTGAAAAAACTATTACAGGAGATTGCTTCGTCGCTAACGCTTCTCGCAATGACATCCGAGAAACTTATGTTTCCAATCAAGAAACCTCATCTCCTTGGACTTCTGCCAGAAGCACTCATGAATCACATCAAGATATTGGGTGAAACCATGACCCTCACAGAAGCGAGAAGGGTCCAAGCTCATATTCTTGGAAATGGACATGCTGATTTTTTACTCAAACATCCGATTAAAAAATTACTTCAAAAAAAACTCACTGAACATTTTGAACTTCAGCCTTTAAAAATTCTTGAACGCATCGAAGATCCAACCGATAAAAGTGTGCGCTATCTTTTTGAGTCCTACGATCAAACACTTATCGAAGCCGTCCGTATTCCTTTAAATAAACCGGGATGTTTTACCATTTGTCTCTCATCGCAAGCAGGTTGTGCGATGGCATGTGATTTTTGCGCAACAGGACGACTCGGATTTAAGCGCAATCTGGAACCGTGGGAAATTGTCGCACAATTCTGGCAGATAAGAGCTGAAGCCCTGGGAAGAGTCACTGGGGCTGTCTTTATGGGGCAGGGTGAGCCTTTTCATAATTATGAAAACGTGATTCATGCTGCACGTATTTTGTCTTCACCCAGTGGTTGTTGTGTCGACGCTAAAAAAATTACGATTTCTACCGTCGGACTTGTCCCGTTTATCAGAAGATATACCGAAGAAAATCATCCGTATCGTTTAATTGTTTCTCTCACCTCAGCGATTCCAGAAAAACGAGCAAAACTCTTGCCCATTGCAAGTCGGTGGTCCTTAGAAGAACTTGCTGATGCGATGAAAGCCTATGTGGCAAAAGGGAATGATTTGATTACGCTTGCTTGGGTGCTCATCAAAGGAATGAATACAGACATGGACGAAGTTCTGGCCTTAAAAAAACTGATGGGAGATACTCCCTTCAAGTTAAATTTGATTGATGTGAATGACGCTCGTGCAGATGGTTTTCAGCGGGCAGATGATGTGGAACGAAATAATTTCTTTCATATGTTGCAGAAATTAAATGTCCCCATTGTCAGACGTTACTCTGTCGGCAATTCTCGTCACTCTGCCTGCGGTATGCTTTCAGGAAAACGACTTAAAGAGCTACATGTAATTGAAAACTCAAAAATGTCATCCTGAACCCTTCGACTACGCTCAGGGTAAACTCCGTGAAGGATCTCGTGTGATCACTGGAGATTCTTCGCTTTGCTCAGAATGACAACTGCTCCAAAAAAAAGCCCGCATAAAGCGGGCTTTTTTGTGACACCGTTTGGTGACGTTATTTATCTCGTGTACGATCCCCATCTTGATACGTTGGAGAATCTTCTGCTTTCTTCTCAACTTTAATGGGGGCTCCTGGTGAAATCTGCAAATGGAATTCAACACGTCGATTTTTGGCGCGACCATCTTTGGTCGTATTGTCAGCAATCGGAGCTGATTCACCCATGCCCACCGCCATAATCTTCTCTGGAGCATATCCTCTATTCACAAAGAAGGCGCGAACTGATTGAGCACGCTTTTCAGAAAGCTGTTGATTGTACTCATCTGTTCCGATGTTATCGGTATGTCCTTCAATTCGAACGCTTTCAATTTCGGAACGATCTTTGATATTCGCAAGAATCTCTTCGAGAACACTATGAGACTCAGGTCGAATATCAGCTTTGTTAAAGGCGAAGTGAATTTTATTTGTCGTAATGACTTCTTCTTGTACTGGAGCAGGAGGTGGGGGAGGAGGCGCTGCTTTCTCCTCATAAGGAGCGCGTACAGTCAGTGTTGTAAACACGCGCCAATTCGGCACACCCGCCATCTTGAGTAATCCTGCGCCACCACCCGCAGTGATTTGTACCCGTTGTTTTTCCCCAGGAAGAAATCTCAAAGCTCCATCGACTTCTAAGTTTCTATTGTTCGATTTAAAGAAATTATCGAAAAGGGTCCATCCATGGAGTTCAGTAATAAGTTCAACTGGCTTTGCAATGGCGACATTCATCGCACCACCATAGAGAAATTGATCGTCAATGGTTTGCGCTCCTGGACTTAAAACAACACTTTTGCGCATTTGTCCGCCAGCATTCACCGCAAAGGAGACTCGATCCATAATACGTGTGGTATCGAGGACCACTTTACCTCCTCCTGTGACCTTTCCATTGCCGAGAAAATGTTGATCGTTTCCTGAAGGAAACGTAATGAAAGGGACAAGAGCTAAACCGACAGGAGAGCTTTCATTATTTGCAAGCCTTACTTTCAAATTTAAAAGCACATCTCCAAAATCTTCATTTCTTGTTTGCGCCTGCGTTACCGGAGTCACAAATTGTTGGTAAGGAACTCCACTGACATTCACTCCGAGATTGAACCACTCGGAAAACCCGAGAGCCATTCCTAAATTGAGTGCCAATTGTTTCCGAATCACATCTTGGGTTGTTGCACCTGCTGCGTTTTTAAGGACCAAAGATTTACTGGAATAATCTCCCGTTACACCGATGGCAGATCCCCAAGGTCCTAAGGTCTGGGATTGTTCCACGGTGAGATAATGTCCTTGATCGGTTGCAGGTTTAAAACTTAACGAGTCGAAACTCGTTGCTGCTTGGAGCGTGAACGAAATAAAAAAGAGAGAACAAAAACTGATAAAGAAAACAGATACTTTTTGACGTACCTCTTTGGCAGAATCTTTTAGCTTTTCATCATTCATAATCATAATGGTTTCTCCTTTCAGATGTGAGTGCCGCTGAAAAGGGAATCTATTCGAAAGGAAAAAAGGAACAATCGGGGGAGAGCTGAGTTTTTCATCAGCTATTTCCCTAGGGGATAATGGAACAAAACGTTATAGTCGTTTAACTTTCAAATAGGATATTGTCATCCTCGCGTAGGCGGGGATCCAGAAAGGCTAAACATCTGGATTCCTGCTTTCGCAGGAATGACATCATACGCTAACGAAAAGTTAATTTACTATACAGGGTGTGACGGCAGACAAACCAACTTCACCCTTTCTCAAAATCAAGTGAATGATATTCGAGAGAGTGTTTACCTAAACTGGAGAAAGCTTCTTATTTCAGATGAGCTGAAATGAGTTTCGTCATTTCAAACATGTTCACTTGTTTTTTGCCGCCGAAGACGATTTTGAGTTTGTCGTCTGCATTGATGTTTCGTTTATTCTTGGCATCTTGAAGATTGTTTTTCTTGATATAAGCCCAGAGCATTTTGACAACTTCAGTTCGAGGCAGCGGTTCATTTCCGACAATTGCCGCTAATGCTGCATCTGGTTGGAGTGGTTTCATGAACGCTGTATTCTTTTTCTTTTCTGCCATAATGGCCTCCTTGTGGTGAAGGGTGCTTATAAGCACATTTGATAGAAATGAAAACTCTTTTGTTATTATTTCTGAAATATCTTCATGATAAAGAGCTTTGCCTTTTTATAAATCATCCCTGGGGCTGAGCTTTCGCGCGGACCAGCGACATTCAATACTTGAATCTGATGCTGTTCCATCCAGGCAATGACCTCCTCAGATTTGGGTTCGCGTTTGAGATTGATGATAAGGTAAGGTTTGTTGAACTTCTTTGCGCAGTCGATCGTGAATCTTGTTCCACCTTGAGGTTCCCCAAACGTTAAGATGAGCGTCCCATCTGAATCGCGCATATTCCACTGGGTTCGTTGTTTATATTCGCCCAATGAGGTCTCTTTCAGGGGATATTTGAGATCAAGAATTCCATCTTCCGCGAGTCGACCTTTTGGACACCATCCACCGCAAGGAATGTGGAGCTCGATTGCAGCATCAAGCGCCGCCCGATCAACTCCCGTTTGACCACCAGAAATAATTTTTTGAACTAACTGAGGTTTTTGTTTTTTATTCAAAGATTTTTCTCCGAGTGAACTCTTTGCCTACTATTTCATTGGCTCATTTTTAATCGCCTCTAATTCTTCAACCACTATTAAATCTCGATGACGACCCAGCGATTTTTTGCTTTTGATTAAATCATCTATTGAAATTACATAGCATTCACCACTATACAATTCGATTTTATGAGCATTCTTGAGCACATCATAAAAATTTCCGACAGCTTCTACATGAGAAATAATATCTAAAACACCTAAATCTGTTTCGAGATAGAGATTTTTGATTCCGCTTACATCTTCTGGATATTGTAAAAAAGAGAGTTTGTTTGTCGTCATCCGATGTTTAGGATTAAAAGGTTTAAGCACTGCTCGCAACACATGAATTTGTTCCGGAGATAAAACAAGACATACATCTATATCTCGAGTAGTTTGATTACATCCATGGAGAACAGCCGCAAACCCTCCAATCAGAACAAAATCGAGAGGAGTTTTAACAAGAAATTCAAGAAGGCTTTGCAGATTTTGCACGATGGAGTTGTCCTATGCGTTGTAAAGCTTCGATAGAATTTAAAGTGTCTTGATGTCGTGCTATGCGTTCCTCATAGGAGATTTTGAGATTATCTCGAATAAGCCAAATATCTATCTCTTCTTTGTCCGATGTAAATTGATTGTCTTGAACAGATTGTTTGGTCATGGCACGAATATTAAATGATTTCGCTTCAACAGACAATCTCTTTCATAATAATTACCCCACACTCTCAGCGCTGTAGCGAGCGAGAAGGCCGCTACGAACAGCTCGTCTGTAGGTAAAGGAAAAGAAAAGAGAAGCAAGGAAAATATAAAAAAGTGCAAGTGCAATTCCCAAAAAAAGTGTGATTGAAGGGAGTGGATTCCCCTGCAGAATGGTTCGAATCCCTTCAAATACATAGGATGGTGG
Proteins encoded in this region:
- a CDS encoding potassium transporter — protein: MHQLHNFLANLTLVLGVAAVTAFLFQRLRQPVVLGYILAGMIVGPYIPIPLAVDSDIVHTLSELGIIFLLFSLGLEFSIRKLMKVLPTAGLITLIQCAFMLWLGYITGRAFGWSNIESFYAGAMIAISSTTIVVKAFSELGIRDNVTETVFAILIVEDFIAILLLAGLPALTQSRDSSGLMFAKAVGTLVMFLVTVIAAGMILIPRILRIVMRMNRSEVTLVVIIGICFAISLLAKEMGYSVALGAFIAGSLMAESGDEGYLDTLIRPVRDLFAAVFFVSVGMLFDPSVFARHWLSLLIFIVLVVVGKFLGVTVGTFLVGYGTRHSIRTGLSLAQIGEFSFIIAGMGVATGATGTFLFPLAVAVSIITTFAAPWRIRGSDTIAKWVDKYMPHRLQTFTTLYSTWIQRLRQPQSPVARSRIKRLSFLLFIDTVLFTSIILGALLSLETLTSRLKTWIDLPEIPAQSIGILMTIVLATPFGVGIIRCIHALGFELTARVMPRQEKGKLDLAVAPRRVLTVTLQLGIVLLVGLPLLALTQPFVPSFYSALVFAIILMFLGVVFWRGTTQLYGHVRAGAEMVVEMLSTSMEKQREISVIPEDQFLPGLGSVFSIRLVPGSLAIGRTLADLNLRGITGASVIAITHGKQGVVVPTGKERLQEGDILAITGTEEALKLSKQLLLGRE